The nucleotide sequence TTTGTTCTGTAGATGCTTTTGATTGCTCTGCAAGTTTTCTAATTTCATCAGCCACCACAGCAAATCCTTTTCCAGCCTCTCCTGCTCTTGCAGCTTCAATAGATGCATTGAGTGAAAGTAGATTAGTTTGCTCTGTTATTTCATTTATAGCATCTGAAATAGTGCTAATTTCTTTTACACTGTTATCCATGTCAGAAACTATATCAAAAACCTTCATTGACGCTTCCATTGTTTCACTATTTTTTGAAATAAGTACACTTACAGTATTTATTCCCTGCTTACTTAAATTTTTTGTATCGGAAGATACGTTACTCATATCTTCTGTAATTCCTGCTACGTCATCTAACTTTGTTGATAGTTCTCCAATACCATTTGCTGTTTCTCCAGAATTCTCAGCTAAACTTACAGCTGCCGTGGATATTTCAGAAACTGCAAGCGCAACCTGTGACATTGAAGCCAATGTTTCTTCTGCCATACTTGAAAGACTGGACGTAGTATCAAGCACTGTGTTTGACGTCTTTTTTGCATTTGATAATAGCATACCTATATTCTTTATCATGGAATTATAATCTCTAGCAAGTTGCCCAAACTCATCTTTTGTTTTTACCTCTATAAAATTAGACAAATCTCCATTAGAAGCCTTTGCAAATACATCTTTTAGCTTATTTATATTATTAGCTATTCCTTTGCTTAATACTAATGAAAGAACTGCAGCCACTAATGCCATTATAAGAACAATTATGGAAGTAGTTAATAATATGGATTTAGTATCACTAGTTAATTCACTTTGCTCTAATGTAGCTACTACCTTCCAGCCTGTTAGTTTATTTGTTTTATATACTCCAAACTTTTTTATATCTTTATAGGTATATGTTACAAATCCACTATCCTTAGTTTTTGTTTCTCCCCAAAATGGAAGTTTTCCAGCTTCATTTGTATTAATAATGCTTTTATTTGGATGTGCTAAAATTATACCATCGCCATTTGCAATAAACACATATCCTGAATTTCCTATTTTCTTTGTTGCTATTTTGTCTGCAAGTGTAGATAGTGTACAGTCTATACCAATAACTCCTACTACTTTTCCATCCTTTTCAACTGCCTTTGCAATTCCAACCACCATGTTACCAGTTACTACATCCTTAAATGGAGGTGTTATTATAACTTCACCTTTAGATGCCACTGCCCTTTTGTACCAATCTCTTGTAGTTGCATCAAATCCATCTGGCATTTTAGTATCAGGATACATTATAAATTTACCCGAAGCAGTTCCATAGTAGGCGTCTAAAATATCGTTGTCACTATTCTTAACTCCTCCTAGTATTTCTGATATTAATTGTGTGTTATTGTCACTATCTATGTTTATGATAGGTGGATTTTTAGCAGTCATTGAAATTATATCAGAAAGCCCATGAAAATAATTTATTAATCCATCATTTACTTCGTTAAGTGTTTGTGTGCTTGTAACATTTAATTTGCTATTTAGAATTGATTTGGCATAGTTATATGAAAAAGTTCCAATTATAAGTAATGGAATTACACAAATTGATATTAAACTAATAATTAATTTACTACGAATACTATTTAAACTAGCCCTTTTAAATTGCATTTTATCCCTCCATTTATGTATATTTATATTAATACTTTTGTTACATTTTTCTACATATTACGTTCAAAAAATATTATCTTCCCCTCCTGTTTTTATAAACATTTAATCATATTATCGTTTACTTTCAAAAATGCTATAGTTTGAAATAATTCCAACTATAGTTTTTATTGCCTCTTATATTAATCTTTTTTAAAGATACATAAATATAAAAAGCTTCTGCTTTAACCTATTATGGCTAAAGCAGAAGCTTTAACTTACACTGTTTAATTGTCTTCTTTTATCAATGTATCACCAATTTTAACATCAGAACCGCTAATATCTCCAAGCCTAATAGTTACTTTGTCACCTTTAGACGCTGAATTTACAACCTTACTTGTAGATCTATTTATAATTCCTTTTATAGTAACATCATCAACCTTGCTTCCATTATCTACAATTCTAACAACATCACCCTTATTTAAAGTGCCTTTATCAACACTTCCTACTACAACTACCCCCACATCACTTGTTATTCTCATGTTAGTTATCTTAACCTGTGCTTGACCAGAGGTGCAGGACATTAATGCAAAACTTATAATTACAACTACCATTGCTAGTAAAATTCTTTTATTCATTCTTTATAGATCACCTTACTTTTTAATATTATGTTCTCCATTTCCCAATACGTATTAAAACCATTTTAAATAATTATAATTGCTAAAATAATCTTTTTAATTTCTTACCTCACTTTGTTTTCCCACTATGTAGCACATGAAAATATTACTACATATTTTGACCAGTATCAATACTGTTTTGTCATTTTTGTCATTATTATATTAAAAATAGCTATTTTTTTTATATTTTTTTATTGTAATTAAACTTTTATCATCTATGTATTTTTATTTTTTAACAAATTTCCTAATCTAATATAACAATAAAGCATAAAAAATGTGCATCAAATACAGAAACATCCTGTACTTTATGCACATTTGCGTTTTATTATGTTAGATTCTTATGTTATATAACTGAATTAAAATATTCTAATTCTTTTCGAAAAATATTTACTATCGTCATATTTCTATCATATATAGCAAAAACTATTTTTATATCTCTAAGCTTACTTATATTCTCTTTTAACTGCTGACAAAATATTTTTGCAACATCCGCTGGATTATTTCCAAACACACCACATCCAAATGCACCTAAAACAATAGCCTTGGGATTTTTACTTAAAGTTAATTTTATTATTTTCTTAATTCTAATATTCATAGCTTCTCTTATTTCACTTTCATTAATTCCCCTTTCTCTTGCCACTCTAGCATTTACAGCAGGGGAGGTTATAAACGAACATAATATGGGTTCACTTAAAAAATCTCCACTATCATCCCTAAAAATGGGTACATCCTTAGAATATATCATTTTGTCTGAGTATAGTGGATTTTTTTGCTCCTTATGAAACTCATAAAACTCTTCCTTATATTTTATAAGACATGGATAAATCGAGGATGCTCTAGCAATACTCTCTTCCTGTGCATTGGCACCTGACTGAAAGCCTCCACCAGGATTTTTTGCTGAGGCAAAATTAAGTGCAATAACATTACCACTAATTCCGCTGTTTCTCAATTCTATTATTGCATTAATAGTAGCATTATTTACAACAGTAAGTTCAGCCTTATCCAAAGAAGCATTTAATTTATTTCCTTCTTCATTTTTTAATTCACAAACTAACTCTGTACCCTCTATTGCTCTATCCGTAAAAGTTTTTATATCTATTTTTTCATTGGACTTATTAATGTAGTATCCATCATTAATTACACTTAAAGTTTCACTTGCTATATTTTTAAAGTTTTCTCTTTTATTTAACATTTCTATTCACCTTGCTTAATATTTTTAAATAAATCTAATTGTTTTTGTTTATTACCCTTTATGGATTCCATTTCGCGAACAGTTATTTTTTCATCACCCTTTAAAGTATAAGCTAAAGTTGGCGCTTTCGGATTATACTTTAAAATGCTATCGTTAAGAAGCTTTTCATTGAAATTTGCATAGCAATACAAGCAATGATGTTTACAGGTATTGTATTGTCCAATGTCTACACTTTTTACACATCCACACAATTCCCTTTGATTGTTATCTTTTTTAAGCTCTACTCCAAAATCTATTATTTTTGAAATTAAATTTTTATCTATACAGCTCCCTTTTTTTATTCCATAATCAGATAGGTCAATGCCTTCTGAGCAGGTTTCAATTATTATATTATGTTTATTAGCTATAATTGACAGCTGTTTTGCTACTTGCCTCATACTCTTTTCATCCATTTTATGTATGTTTAAACACCTAGTATTTATTTCAGTTTTTTTATACAAATCTAAAAAACTTATAATGCATTTATCTGTATATCCTTCTAATTTATCACAAAACCTTTCAAACCACCGATAATGATATTCCTTAGTATAAAAATCATTTAAAAATATAGGATCATATCGCCATATAATTTTTTCTTTTCCAATTTTTTTTGAAAGTATTCTAAATGTATCTATAATATCTTTTTTCTTTCTAGTCATACGTTCTACATCGTTTCTATATGAAGTTATTGTAAATTGAAAATAATATTTAAATTCATTCAGCTCATCTAACCTTTTTAACATCGGCTCTGCGTCTTTAGTCCAGAATACAAATAAATCTACAGTTTCTTTGTTAAGTTCTACTTTACTTACTTTTCTCTCATTAAAAGGATTTATGACGTATACGAAACCTTCTTTTAATCTATTGAAAAACCATTCGCTATAAAATGCGGGTATATCTGTTCTCCTACTTACACTTAATATCATAACTCACTTAACTTCTCTCTTAATCTCTATAAATCAAACCCTAACTAATACTCTACAATGGCCTTTTTAGCGGCTTCATCTGCTAAATCATTATATTTGCTTTCATAGCTATGGCCTTTAACTTTAACAAAATAAATATTTAGCTCCTTGCTTATGTCCTCTATAAATTTAACATAACCTTGCGTAAACTCATTTTTGGCTTTCCATTCACCTGTTGCCCACAAAGCTATGTTCTTTAAATCATGATATATTGCTACATTCTTTGTACCAAACTCCTTAGCCTTAGTTAATGCAAGCTTTGTTGCTTCTAATTCTCCTACAATATTCCACTGATCCCACGTGTCGCGACCTGCTGTTGAATAAACCTTAAATTCATCATTTTCTCCTAAAACTATAACTCCTGAACCATATAGCTTTTTTAATTTATCATAACTTCCATCTACAAAAGCAATGAATTCATACTCTTCTTTTATTGTATCTGGTTCTACAAAGGTTTTTGAACTTTTCACTTTTGCTTTACTTTTTATTGGAGTTATATCGTATCCACTTTTCAATGGTATATTTTGATTAAATTTAGGCACTGGTTCTTCATTATTTATATCTAAATTTACACATCCCTCTAAATAAACTTCCGCTTCTTCTCTAGTTACAAAACCCTTATATTTTGCATTTGGGTATCCTGAAACGTACTGCACGCACTCATCCCAAGTTTTAAATATTCCTGTTTTTCTGCCTTCCTTTACTGCA is from Clostridium acetobutylicum ATCC 824 and encodes:
- a CDS encoding methyl-accepting chemotaxis protein, with amino-acid sequence MQFKRASLNSIRSKLIISLISICVIPLLIIGTFSYNYAKSILNSKLNVTSTQTLNEVNDGLINYFHGLSDIISMTAKNPPIINIDSDNNTQLISEILGGVKNSDNDILDAYYGTASGKFIMYPDTKMPDGFDATTRDWYKRAVASKGEVIITPPFKDVVTGNMVVGIAKAVEKDGKVVGVIGIDCTLSTLADKIATKKIGNSGYVFIANGDGIILAHPNKSIINTNEAGKLPFWGETKTKDSGFVTYTYKDIKKFGVYKTNKLTGWKVVATLEQSELTSDTKSILLTTSIIVLIMALVAAVLSLVLSKGIANNINKLKDVFAKASNGDLSNFIEVKTKDEFGQLARDYNSMIKNIGMLLSNAKKTSNTVLDTTSSLSSMAEETLASMSQVALAVSEISTAAVSLAENSGETANGIGELSTKLDDVAGITEDMSNVSSDTKNLSKQGINTVSVLISKNSETMEASMKVFDIVSDMDNSVKEISTISDAINEITEQTNLLSLNASIEAARAGEAGKGFAVVADEIRKLAEQSKASTEQIKLIIENIQEKANTAVKAMDSNKNINLEQNKVVEKTEQIFNDILMSITNLTEKVDNVKMSVESMQTQKQEFVAQVENTSAISEETASSIEEVTASTEEVTATMDKFTQHTVEVQELAEKLKEEIYKFKV
- a CDS encoding reductase, which produces MNKRILLAMVVVIISFALMSCTSGQAQVKITNMRITSDVGVVVVGSVDKGTLNKGDVVRIVDNGSKVDDVTIKGIINRSTSKVVNSASKGDKVTIRLGDISGSDVKIGDTLIKEDN
- a CDS encoding TIGR02452 family protein — its product is MLNKRENFKNIASETLSVINDGYYINKSNEKIDIKTFTDRAIEGTELVCELKNEEGNKLNASLDKAELTVVNNATINAIIELRNSGISGNVIALNFASAKNPGGGFQSGANAQEESIARASSIYPCLIKYKEEFYEFHKEQKNPLYSDKMIYSKDVPIFRDDSGDFLSEPILCSFITSPAVNARVARERGINESEIREAMNIRIKKIIKLTLSKNPKAIVLGAFGCGVFGNNPADVAKIFCQQLKENISKLRDIKIVFAIYDRNMTIVNIFRKELEYFNSVI
- a CDS encoding DUF1848 domain-containing protein, whose translation is MILSVSRRTDIPAFYSEWFFNRLKEGFVYVINPFNERKVSKVELNKETVDLFVFWTKDAEPMLKRLDELNEFKYYFQFTITSYRNDVERMTRKKKDIIDTFRILSKKIGKEKIIWRYDPIFLNDFYTKEYHYRWFERFCDKLEGYTDKCIISFLDLYKKTEINTRCLNIHKMDEKSMRQVAKQLSIIANKHNIIIETCSEGIDLSDYGIKKGSCIDKNLISKIIDFGVELKKDNNQRELCGCVKSVDIGQYNTCKHHCLYCYANFNEKLLNDSILKYNPKAPTLAYTLKGDEKITVREMESIKGNKQKQLDLFKNIKQGE
- a CDS encoding viroplasmin family protein; amino-acid sequence: MAKKNFYAVKEGRKTGIFKTWDECVQYVSGYPNAKYKGFVTREEAEVYLEGCVNLDINNEEPVPKFNQNIPLKSGYDITPIKSKAKVKSSKTFVEPDTIKEEYEFIAFVDGSYDKLKKLYGSGVIVLGENDEFKVYSTAGRDTWDQWNIVGELEATKLALTKAKEFGTKNVAIYHDLKNIALWATGEWKAKNEFTQGYVKFIEDISKELNIYFVKVKGHSYESKYNDLADEAAKKAIVEY